The sequence below is a genomic window from Chryseobacterium foetidum.
CGAACCGTCTTTTCCTAAGAAAGTATTTACCCCGATGATCGGATATTCTCCTGTATGCTTCAACCATTCATAATGCATCGATTCTTCCTGAATTTTCGAACGTTGGTACATTGTTTCCATTGCACCCAAAACGCCGCCTCTTTCTGTGATTCTGTCAAATTCTGCATAAACTGCTTCTTCCACCAAATCCGTTAATTCTTCAATGATAAATGAACCCTGAAGCGGATTTTCGTTTTTCGCCAATCCTAATTCTTTATTGATAATCAACTGAATCGCCATCGCTCTTCTTACAGATTGCTCAGTCGGAGTTGTGATTGCCTCGTCATACGCATTTGTGTGAAGTGAATTACAGTTATCGTAAATTGCATAAAGCGCCTGAAGCGTTGTTCTGATATCATTGAAATCAATTTCCTGAGCGTGAAGCGAACGACCCGAAGTTTGAATGTGGTATTTCAACATCTGGCTTCTTTCATCGGCTCCGTACTTTAATTTCATTGCTTTTGCCCAGATTCTTCTTGCTACACGTCCGATTACTGAATATTCAGGGTCGATACCGTTGGAGAAGAAGAAGGATAAGTTGGGTGCAAAATCATTGATGTTCATTCCTCTTGACAGATAATATTCCACATACGTGAAACCATTTGCCAATGTAAATGCCAACTGAGAAACCGGATTTGCACCCGCTTCTGCAATATGATATCCAGAAATTGAAACAGAGTAGAAGTTTCTCACTTTTTCTGTGATGAAATATTCCTGAACGTCACCCATCAATCTAAGGGCGAATTCAGTGGAGAAAATACAGGTATTCTGAGCCTGATCTTCTTTTAAAATATCTGCCTGAACGGTACCACGAACGGTCGCTATTGTTTTAGCTTTAATTTCTGCATAAGCTTCCGCTGGAATCACTTCGTCTCCGGTAAGTCCTAATAATTTTAAACCTAAACCATTATTAGAAGGCGGAAGTTCTCCGTTATATTTTGGTCTTTCTAAACCTTTATCGTCGAATTTTGCTTTTAAAGCTTTCTCAACATTCGCTTCAAGCTTATGTTCAGCAATATATTTTTCAACATTCTGGTCAATCGCTGCATTCATAAAGAAAGCCAGCAACATCGGCGCAGGTCCGTTGATGGTCATTGAAACCGAAGTCATTGCATTGACCAAATCAAATCCGGAATACAATTTTTTAGCATCGTCTAACGTTGCAATAGAAACTCCTGCATTTCCGATTTTTCCGTAAATATCCGGTGGTAGAGCAGGATCCTGACCATACAAAGTTACAGAGTCAAACGCTGTTGACAAACGCTTTGCATCCATTTCCGCAGAAACGTAGTGGAATCTTCTGTTCGTTCTTTCAGGACCTCCTTCTCCGGCAAACATTCGCGTTGGATCTTCTCCGGTTCTTTTGAAAGGATAAATTCCCGCCGTGTAAGGAAATCCTCCAGGAAGATTTTCCTGACCTTTCCATTTAATCAAATCTCCCCAATCAGTATATTTTGGAAGAGAAATTTTTGGAATTTTTAAATGGGATAGAGATTCTGTTGAGGTTTCAACTTTAATTTCTTTTCCACGAACGAAATACGAGTAAAATTCAGCCTTGAAAGCCTCTTTCGTATCATCCCAGTTTTTCAAAAAGTCGATGTTTTCCTGTTGAAGATCTTTTTCTGCTTTTTGATATTCAGTATCTAACGTTTCATTGGAAAGGAATTTTTTAACCCCTTCAATATGATACATTTTTCTTGCTAGTTCGGCTTGTTTTTCAACATTAGCGTCGTAGATTCTATTATTTTCAACTATTTCAGATAAATAACGAACTCTTTTTGGAGGAATAATCGTGATGTCTTCTGAAACCTCCTGTTCAACAAATCCTTGAAGGTTTAAGTCAGAATATTTAGCATTAACTTTTTCAATTAATCTGTTGTATAAATCGGTCGTTCCGTGGTCATTGAACTGAGATGCTTTTGTTGCATAAACCGGCATATCATCCAACGGACTTTCCCACAACAAATGGTTTCTCTGGAACTGTTTCCTAACGGCTTGAAGTGCATCTAAAGCACCACGCTTATCTGATTTATTTAAAGCAACCAAATCTGCATAATCCAACATATCGATTTTTTCCAACTGAGTAGAAGCACCGTATTCAGGAGTCATTACATACATTGAAACATCAGCAAAATCTGAAACTTCCGAACCTGATTGTCCAATCCCTGAAGTTTCCAAAATGATAACATCCGGATGAGCCAATTTTAAAACATTTAAAGCGGAATGAATGAACGGAGAAACCGAAACGTTGTTTTCTCTCGTCGCCATCGAACGCATATAAACTCTTGGGTCATTGATCGCGTTCATACGGATTCTATCTCCTAAAAGTGCACCTCCTGTTTTCTTTTTTGAAGGATCAATGGAAATAATGGCAATCTTTTTACCAGGATTTGAACGGAGGAAACGTCTTACCAATTCATCAGTTAAAGAGGATTTTCCGGCTCCACCGGTACCAGTGATACCGATGATCGGAATTCCTCCCCCAACCCCTCCAAGGGAGGGGAGCTGAGCAACTCTTTTATTGATTTCTTCTATTAATTCAGGTTTTTCTTCTGAGAAGTTTTCAACGGCGGAAATGATTTTTGCAATGCTTGCGGAGTTTTCGAAACTGATATTGTCTAAATCTTCAGCAGTCACTTCTTTTCCTGTTGCAAAGTCTGATCTTTTCACCAAATCATCGATCATTCCCTGAAGACCAAGCTCACGACCGTCGTCCGGAGAATAAATTCTGTCGATTCCATAAGACATAATATCTTCAATTTCTTCGGGCAGAATTACACCGCCACCACCACCGAAAATTTTGATTTGCGGTGAGTTTTTTTCTCTTAAAAGGTCGTAGATGTATTTAAAATATTCGTTGTGACCTCCTTGATATGAAGTCAGTGCAATAGCGTTGGCGTCTTCCTGAATCGCAGTGTTTACTACTTCTTCAGCAGATTTATCGTGACCAAGGTGGATAACTTCGCATCCTGTTCCCTGAATCACACGGCGCATAATATTGATAGCCGCATCGTGCCCATCGAATAGGGAAGCTGCTGTTACAATTCTTACTTTGTTTGTTGGAGTATATTTTTGGGTTTCCATATTGTTTGTAGAAAATTTCTAAGTTTTCAAATATAACAATTTAATAAAAATTAAATTTAATAATATATTTAATTGGTTTTGAGTGATTTAATCTAATTTGTCAAATTGAGAATTCACTTAAAGCCTAACATTTGATAGTTCGAGCCACAGATTATTTAGTTTAAAATTTATTCTTTGAAAAAAACTTTATTTTTGCACAATTATTTAAGGTATGAAAAAAGCATTATTGTATTTCGCACTCGGAACGGTTGTCAGTTTCCTGATTAATTATTTTTTTACGGACACCAAAGATCTGGGGTTGGAAGTTTATTATGCATTATCATTCGGGATTGCCTGGGGATTGGCCTATTATCTTGATATGGGTGATTTTAAACTGGTTCAGAAAATGAGTTTCTCCTTTTTAGCAATGATTATTTTAGTTGTTGTGGGTGTTTTGATCTTTAATGTTGAACTTGCCATTCCGTCTATTCTGAAATTTTCTACGGTGTTTGTTGCCTATTATTTTATTGCAAGTTTCAGATCAAACAGAGCTTCCCGAAAGTAAAGAGGTGAAAATGAAGATGAAAGATATTCTCAAGACATTTTAAATAATATTTTTCTGTTCAAAAAATAAAGTGTACCTTTGCACACCCTTTTAAGGGAAAATTATGTTTAATCTTTAACTAAAACGTGTGAATACATTAAGTTACAAAACTGTTTCAGCGAACAAAGCTACTGCAAATAAAGAATGGGTTGTGGTAGACGCTGAAGGACAGCCGTTAGGAAGACTAGCTTCTACGGTTGCAAAGATTTTGAGAGGTAAGCACAAAACGAATTACACACCTCACGTAGATTGTGGTGACAACGTAATCGTTTTGAATGCTGGGAAAGTTACTCTTTCAGGAAACAAGTGGAACGATAAGACTTACATCTGGCATACAGGTTACCCTGGTGGACAGAAGTCTATGACAGCTCTTGAACTTCAGAAAAAAGATTCTTTAAAAGTATTGGAAAAATCTGTAAAAGGTATGCTTCCAAAAAACAGATTAGGATCTGCATTGCTTAAAAACCTTTATTTATATGAAGGAACTGAGCACAAGCACGAAGCTCAACAGCCGAAAACAATTAATGTTAACGAATTTAAATAATTAAATTATGTCTATAGTTCACAAAATCGGAAGAAGAAAAACTTCTGTAGCAAGAGTTTACGTAAAGCCAGGAACTGGTGTGATTACAGTAAACGGTAAAGAGGCTGCAACTTATTTCTCTACAGACGTGATGGTTTACAAATTAAACCAGCCGTTCATCCTTTCTGAAACTGTTGGTCAGTACGACGTTACCGTAAATGTTTTCGGTGGTGGTAATACAGGTCAGGCAGAGGCTATCAGATTGGGTATTTCCAGAGCTCTATGCGAAATCAATGCTGAATTCAGATTATCTTTAAAGCCAGCTGGTTTACTTACAAGAGACGCAAGAATGGTGGAAAGAAAGAAACCAGGTCAGAAAAAAGCAAGAAAGAGATTCCAGTTCTCAAAACGTTAAGATTTGCTGCTGGCGAATGGCTTCTGGCTATTGGCTACAGGAATTTATTAAATTTTATTTAAACTTAATCCCGGCGAAAAGCCAATTGCCAAAAGCAATCAGCCAAACGCCAATTGCCCGTTATGTTTAGCATCCAAACGCTTCTCCCATCTAAAGAATGCGTTGATTGTTTAAAAAGCGGAAAGTAAACTAACAAAAAACAAAAACATGGCAAAAGCAAATGTAAAAGACCTTCTAGAGGCTGGCGTACACTTCGGTCACATGACCAGAAAGTGGAACCCAAATATGGCTCCATACATTTTCATGGAGAAAAACGGTATTCACATTGTAGACTTACATAAAACAGCTGTTAAATTGGATGAAGCTTGTAACGCTTTAGAAAAATTAACTTCTGCAGGTAAAAAAGTTCTTTTCGTAGCTACTAAAAAGCAGGCGAAAGAGGTAGTTGCTAAGCACGCTGCTGAACTTAATATGCCTTATATTACTGAAAGATGGCCAGGTGGTATGCTTACAAACTTTGTAACTATCAGAAAGGCTGTAAAGAAGATGAACTCTATCGACAAAATGAAAAAAGACGGTACGTTCGAAACTTTATCTAAAAAAGAAAGATTACAAGTTGACAGACAAAGAGCTAACTTAGAGAAAAACTTAGGTTCTATCTCAGACATGGTGCGTCTTCCTTCTGCAATCTTCGTTGTAGATATCATGAGAGAACACATTGCTGTAACTGAAGCTAAGAAATTAGGTATCCCTGTTTTCGGTATTGTTGATACAAACTCTGACCCAAGAAAAGTAGATTTCGTTATCCCAGGAAACGATGATGCTTCTAAGTCTATTGATATGATTTTGAGCGTTGTTTCAGAATCTATCAAAGAAGGTCAGACTCAGAGAAAAGCTGATAAAGAAAAATCTAAAGAAGATGGTGAAGTAGTTTCTGCTGATAAAGATGCAGACTTCGACGCTGAATAATTGAAGATTATCTTTAAAATATTAAAACCGCAGATTTTTGTCTGCGGTTTTTTTGTGTTGATAAATAATTCTTTTAGTGATTAGAACTGCGAATATTTGAGTTAAATTGCTCCATCGGAGCAAAATCTGTGTGGAAAAAAGCGTTCTTGCGATAGGCGCGTTCCGTAGGAACATTATCTCTGATCCTAATCAAACTTGACAAAAATTAATTTGTGATCGTTATAGAATACGACGTGCTCACAAACTTCGTATTCTGATACACCGCCTTGCAAACCATTCCCGATAAATTGTATTTCTGATTTTTTGGAACCATGGTACTTCCAATCTTCCCCGACGGAATCGGGATTTTTTTGAAAAAATTGGGGCCGCTTACTGTTAAAACCATGTTGCAGGCCGATTTATTTTCGACACTGATGGATGTTTCTGGCTTTCCTTCCGAACCATTCAGCAAATCTTCCAAAACTTTTGCAGTTTCAGGTTTATGGGTTTTCATAAGTTGCTCAAATTCTGTTTCGGTCTGCCTGATAACGACAGGCGCAGATGTTTTTGTAGAATTTGTCCGGACTGTTTTCTGCACAGAATGCCTTTTTTCACATCCTATGATGGAAAGTAATATTAATACAGCAAAAAGATTCTTCATTGAATTAAATAAAGATTAAAGCTAAATAATTTAATTTGTTTTACCTTAAATTTAATGTGAAATAATAATCTTTTCGTCAACTCATCAGAACTGCTTTTTACTCTCAGCATATAAGTTCTTTCAGAAATTGATGAAACATTAATCTCCAAACGGTTTGAAACTACGTGATCTGATTTTTGAAGCATAATTCTTCCGCTCATATCTAAAATATGATAATTTACATCGGTTTCTTAAATTCAACATAAACGTATTGATTGTCGGCAAGGGATAAAATATAATGTCCTTTTCTGATTTCTTATTATTGAATTAAAATCAGGTAAACTTCGCTAATAATATCGATTTAAGAAAATAGAATTTAAAACCTTTTCACAATGGGCATTGCGAAAGGGTAGATATTTTAATTTTTTTATTAAGAAATTACTTCCTCTTTTTAGCGCTTTTCTTTTCCTTAGGAGGTGGTGTTTTCTTTACTTCTGGCTGTAACTCTTCTTTTTTAACGGTTTCCGGATTGCTGAGGATGATAACTGCTCCTTTTGTAAACTGCTTTACACTTTTGTAAGGTACATCGCAGACATTTCCAGACAAAGTGTATGTATCCTTGTCTAAAACCAGCGAGTTTTCACTTTTTGCAGGTACGGGAAGATTATAGAATTTTTTACCCGAAATTTCCAACACAAGGTTGCAGTCTGAATTGTTTTTAAGTAGTAAAATAACCTCGTTGCTGGCGATGTCCTGATTAAAAATGGCATTCAGAAGTTGTGTTGTTTTCTGTTTGTGTTCTTCATGTGTTTCAGCTAAAAGTTGTTTAAAGACAGCTTCAGACTCAGGAGAATTTTTTTTAAAAGAGTTTTTGGATGGCAAATCAAGAATCACGGGTCTGGCAGCCATCGGTTTTGCATTTTTTCTGCCTTTTACCCAATCAGCATTTTTGAGGGCGATAACGCGTTGCTTTAAAACCCGTCTTTTAGGATCTTCAGGATGTGCTTTTGAAATGTATTCTTCAATCTCAGCAATATTTGTACTGTTTAAAATATTGTCTCTGTGTTCATTAGAGACACAGGACTGAATGGTGAGACCGAAGAAAACAAGGGGGAACAAAATTTTCTTCATCACATTGTGCTTTTTATTTTATTCTGAATTTTATATAAGTAATCGTTTTTCCTTTTGCCGAAAAAAGTTCTTCATAATAAGTTTTGATGTCTCTTAGATGCGGAGTATTCGGGTCATATTCTGCAGCTCCGTAGATATCGTGGTGGGCAGAAATAATTTCATGTCCTGCACCTTGCAGATAGCCTAAAGTATATCCATGCAAAAACTCAGAATCTGTTTTTAAATGAACGATTCCGCCCGGCTTGAGGAATTTTTTATAACGCTCCAGAAAATCGGGGTGGGTGAGTCTGTGTTTGGTTCTGCGGTATTTAATTTGCGGATCGGGGAAAGTAATCCAGATTTCATCTACTTCATTTTCAGCAAAATAATGTTCTACCAGCTCAATCTGACTTCTGAGAAAACCTACGTTGCGCATATTGTTTTCTACGGCTTCTTTCGCACCAAACCAGAATCTTGCACCTTTGATGTCGATACCAATGAAATTTCTGTCAGTAAAAGTTTTAGCTAAACCTACAGAATATTCACCTTTTCCACATCCTAATTCCAAAACAATAGGATTGTCGTTTTTAAAAAAATCTTTATTCCAGTTTCCCTTCAGCGGAAAACCGTTTAAAGCTTCCTCTCTTGTGGGTTGAACGACGTTCGGAAGTGTTTTGTTTTCTGCAAATCTTGCTAATTTATTTTTACCCATGTTTCAATTTTCAAAGGTGCAAAAATACAAAAAAAGAGACAGCAAGCGTCTCTTTTCGTTGATATTAAGGTTTTAATGTAAATTATTTCGAACTTCCCAGCGCTACCATAATCGGTTTCTGGATGGTTTTCTGTGAAGCATACTGCGCTCCGCAAACGATGCTGGTAAATAAATAGTTGCCTTTTGCTACCACCACAGAATTATCGTCATGTGCAGGAACTGCAAGTCTGTATTTTGTGTTTCCAATACCTTCCATTCTTACAATGATATTACAGTCTGATTTATTTTCGATCATTACAATTGCCTCTTTGGAATTCGGGTCGTTATCAAAAAGAGAGTTCAGGATTTTCACTGTTTTATCTTTATGTTCAGCAGAGCTCATTCCCATCAGCATATTAAATTCATCCGCTTCAGTATCTGCGATGACAGCTGCTTTAGAATTTGCTGGGGTAGCGGTTACATAAACATTCTGACGGTTACTTTTGGTATAGTTTACGGGAACTTTATTTGAAGCCAGAATCGCGCGGTATTTTGCAATTTGTTTATCCTTGATTTTCTGATTAAACTCCTCAAAAGTAATTTTTGTAGAAGGTTTTCTTTTCAGCATAGCCAAATCTTCCTGCATTTCTTTTACCTTTTTGTCATTGGGATCTGCTGCTGCGCTGATGTATTCTTTCATCATCTCCATCACTCTTGGCTTCAGGATTACTCTTTTGGGATCATCGGGATGGGCATCTCTCAGAAAGGCGTTGATTTCATAGATATTTTTACTCTTGAGTATATTGCTGTAATCTTTTCCTTTTCTCTGTGCCGATACTCCTGCGAAAGATAAAGTCAAAAGAAAAATTAAAAGGTTCTTCATGTGCTTGAATGATTTTTTGCTTTAATTTCTGTCAAAAATAAGTATTTTAAAAGAAACAGATATTTAATAACAACAGCAGGGAAATCTTAAATTTAACCTTAGCGTTTGTTAATCAGTCTTTTGATGCTTGATTGATTTGATTTTAATTAAAGTTTTTATTGATTTTATTGGTTTTGATTTTTAAAATTTAAAAATGTTAAAACCTGAATCTGTTTTAGTTCTTAATAATATCCTGTAAATTAGAATTTTTCAATCTTCGCTGATAAATCGGAACATACTTTTCTATCGGCATTTTTACTGCATCAAAATTTCCTGTCTGGACGTAAACTTCAATATTTTCTGAAGTGTAAACAAACTGCAGGAAGTTATCAATAAGGTTTTCAGGAATTTTGAATCTTGTGAAATACTCTGTGCCCAAAACATTTTTGATCTGAGTAACCGAAGAATTCATTCTTTCGTAAGCTACATAACGCTGTTTTTTCTTTCGCTCACCGGAAAGAATATCAAAAATACTTTCGATGCTGAATGTAAGCCCGCCATCGCGAAAGCCTGCAACAGGAAGTTCGGGAGGGGAGCCATCACCTTTTGGCTCGGGAAGTCCGATCACTTTTTTCAAAGCATATTTTTTATCTTCCTTTCGGATAGAATTAACGTCAAATCTTAGATTTCCGGTAGGTCTGAATCTGCTGATGACAACCTCCTGAATATCGTAATAGGCAATCATCAACTCTACAAGATTATTTCCCGAAAGCATGTTGGGCGTAATTTTAATATCTTTTCTTTCGGTAACGATACTTGTGAATCTTACTACATCTCCAGGGCTTGCAGATAACTGAAAATTACCGTTATAGTTGGCCAGTACAGTCTGCATGGTCTTCAAATTGGTAACGTAAACCTGATTAAGGTACATCTGCGAATTGTCTCTTAAAAAAACTTCACCGGAATATATTTGTGCATTGATCTGAGCAATAAAACCCAAAATCAAAAGAGTAAAAAACTTCTTCATATAATGTTGCAAAATTACATAACATTATATTTATTTTTTGCCTTTTACCGTGAGAATACGGGTTAAAGTTGTATTAAACTTTCAGCAATACTGTTAAATTATTGTTATTTAGAAAGTTTTATCTGTCCCAAAGACTGTCGTTTCGGTTTTTTACAAGCAACCAGCTCGAATATTTAACGTTGACAATTTTATTTTCCGTCCATGAAATAAAATACCAGTACGTGGCGGTAGAAACGTGTCTTCCTCTCACCATCCCGTCCCAGGTAAATTTATTCTGCGGAGTTCCGCGGAACTGTTCTGCTCCGTATCTGTCGAAGATTCTGAAAACAAGATTTTCTTTATTCATCAGCGCAGAATAATCTATCACATCATTTACAGAGTCACCATTCGGAGTTATAGTGTTAATTAAATTGATAATCACAAAGGTCTGCTGCACTACCTCACACTGCTGATAATCACGCACATAAACCGTGTGGTTTCCAGTAGGCACTTCCTTGAAAACATTGGAAGACTGCCAGTTGAAACCGTCGAGAGAATATTCGTAGGGAGGAGTTCCGCCAGTCGCTGTGACAGTTACCGTTGTACCGTTGATATCCAGTGAGGTGATGATAAGCGGTGAAGATTCAGATACACTCACAAACTGTCTGTAGGTGCACCCATCAAAAGTAAGTTCAACCCAATAATTACCTGCCGGAACGTTGGAAATACTTGGTGTGGTTGCTCCCGTACTCCAGTTGTAGGAAGTAAAACCCGATCCGGCGTCCAATGTAGTGGTAGCTTTCGGACAGACTGTTTTGTCGGCAAGAATATCAGATTTTTTCGGAATTTTAACTGTTAATGTTAAACTTCCAACGGAAGGACACTGACCGGCTTTTTCAAATCTGATATAGAAGGTCTGCGTTCCGGTAAGATTTACCGAATTATTTATAGCTCCTGTATCATTATTGGCATCTGCCAAAGTTCCATGGAAGGAAATATTAACTCCAGGATCTGTGGTGAATTGCGGAACAAAAAGATTTAAGTTTACAACTTTTACTCCATCGGTATCATCATCGCAATAAAAAGTGCTG
It includes:
- a CDS encoding methylmalonyl-CoA mutase family protein — protein: METQKYTPTNKVRIVTAASLFDGHDAAINIMRRVIQGTGCEVIHLGHDKSAEEVVNTAIQEDANAIALTSYQGGHNEYFKYIYDLLREKNSPQIKIFGGGGGVILPEEIEDIMSYGIDRIYSPDDGRELGLQGMIDDLVKRSDFATGKEVTAEDLDNISFENSASIAKIISAVENFSEEKPELIEEINKRVAQLPSLGGVGGGIPIIGITGTGGAGKSSLTDELVRRFLRSNPGKKIAIISIDPSKKKTGGALLGDRIRMNAINDPRVYMRSMATRENNVSVSPFIHSALNVLKLAHPDVIILETSGIGQSGSEVSDFADVSMYVMTPEYGASTQLEKIDMLDYADLVALNKSDKRGALDALQAVRKQFQRNHLLWESPLDDMPVYATKASQFNDHGTTDLYNRLIEKVNAKYSDLNLQGFVEQEVSEDITIIPPKRVRYLSEIVENNRIYDANVEKQAELARKMYHIEGVKKFLSNETLDTEYQKAEKDLQQENIDFLKNWDDTKEAFKAEFYSYFVRGKEIKVETSTESLSHLKIPKISLPKYTDWGDLIKWKGQENLPGGFPYTAGIYPFKRTGEDPTRMFAGEGGPERTNRRFHYVSAEMDAKRLSTAFDSVTLYGQDPALPPDIYGKIGNAGVSIATLDDAKKLYSGFDLVNAMTSVSMTINGPAPMLLAFFMNAAIDQNVEKYIAEHKLEANVEKALKAKFDDKGLERPKYNGELPPSNNGLGLKLLGLTGDEVIPAEAYAEIKAKTIATVRGTVQADILKEDQAQNTCIFSTEFALRLMGDVQEYFITEKVRNFYSVSISGYHIAEAGANPVSQLAFTLANGFTYVEYYLSRGMNINDFAPNLSFFFSNGIDPEYSVIGRVARRIWAKAMKLKYGADERSQMLKYHIQTSGRSLHAQEIDFNDIRTTLQALYAIYDNCNSLHTNAYDEAITTPTEQSVRRAMAIQLIINKELGLAKNENPLQGSFIIEELTDLVEEAVYAEFDRITERGGVLGAMETMYQRSKIQEESMHYEWLKHTGEYPIIGVNTFLGKDGSPTVRPGEVIRSTEEEKQVQIETLHNFQKSNEDKSEAALKTLQHAAINQQNLFNVMMDAVKYCSLGQITNALFEVGGKYRRNM
- a CDS encoding DUF6759 domain-containing protein — translated: MKNLFAVLILLSIIGCEKRHSVQKTVRTNSTKTSAPVVIRQTETEFEQLMKTHKPETAKVLEDLLNGSEGKPETSISVENKSACNMVLTVSGPNFFKKIPIPSGKIGSTMVPKNQKYNLSGMVCKAVYQNTKFVSTSYSITITN
- a CDS encoding DUF6759 domain-containing protein, whose product is MKKILFPLVFFGLTIQSCVSNEHRDNILNSTNIAEIEEYISKAHPEDPKRRVLKQRVIALKNADWVKGRKNAKPMAARPVILDLPSKNSFKKNSPESEAVFKQLLAETHEEHKQKTTQLLNAIFNQDIASNEVILLLKNNSDCNLVLEISGKKFYNLPVPAKSENSLVLDKDTYTLSGNVCDVPYKSVKQFTKGAVIILSNPETVKKEELQPEVKKTPPPKEKKSAKKRK
- the rpsI gene encoding 30S ribosomal protein S9; the protein is MSIVHKIGRRKTSVARVYVKPGTGVITVNGKEAATYFSTDVMVYKLNQPFILSETVGQYDVTVNVFGGGNTGQAEAIRLGISRALCEINAEFRLSLKPAGLLTRDARMVERKKPGQKKARKRFQFSKR
- the rpsB gene encoding 30S ribosomal protein S2; this encodes MAKANVKDLLEAGVHFGHMTRKWNPNMAPYIFMEKNGIHIVDLHKTAVKLDEACNALEKLTSAGKKVLFVATKKQAKEVVAKHAAELNMPYITERWPGGMLTNFVTIRKAVKKMNSIDKMKKDGTFETLSKKERLQVDRQRANLEKNLGSISDMVRLPSAIFVVDIMREHIAVTEAKKLGIPVFGIVDTNSDPRKVDFVIPGNDDASKSIDMILSVVSESIKEGQTQRKADKEKSKEDGEVVSADKDADFDAE
- the trmB gene encoding tRNA (guanosine(46)-N7)-methyltransferase TrmB encodes the protein MGKNKLARFAENKTLPNVVQPTREEALNGFPLKGNWNKDFFKNDNPIVLELGCGKGEYSVGLAKTFTDRNFIGIDIKGARFWFGAKEAVENNMRNVGFLRSQIELVEHYFAENEVDEIWITFPDPQIKYRRTKHRLTHPDFLERYKKFLKPGGIVHLKTDSEFLHGYTLGYLQGAGHEIISAHHDIYGAAEYDPNTPHLRDIKTYYEELFSAKGKTITYIKFRIK
- a CDS encoding DUF6759 domain-containing protein, which codes for MKNLLIFLLTLSFAGVSAQRKGKDYSNILKSKNIYEINAFLRDAHPDDPKRVILKPRVMEMMKEYISAAADPNDKKVKEMQEDLAMLKRKPSTKITFEEFNQKIKDKQIAKYRAILASNKVPVNYTKSNRQNVYVTATPANSKAAVIADTEADEFNMLMGMSSAEHKDKTVKILNSLFDNDPNSKEAIVMIENKSDCNIIVRMEGIGNTKYRLAVPAHDDNSVVVAKGNYLFTSIVCGAQYASQKTIQKPIMVALGSSK
- the rplM gene encoding 50S ribosomal protein L13; translation: MNTLSYKTVSANKATANKEWVVVDAEGQPLGRLASTVAKILRGKHKTNYTPHVDCGDNVIVLNAGKVTLSGNKWNDKTYIWHTGYPGGQKSMTALELQKKDSLKVLEKSVKGMLPKNRLGSALLKNLYLYEGTEHKHEAQQPKTINVNEFK